A window from Flavobacterium gyeonganense encodes these proteins:
- a CDS encoding NUDIX hydrolase — protein MDFQDFLQHVPNLIPVALPAENAHVKMAPPERIQLIKSLDLSTKSPRTAAVMMLLYPKSNKTHLVLIVRNAYNGVHSSQIAFPGGKYEISDADFRETALRETQEEIGVSSEKIEIVKEFTPMYIPPSNFLVHPFLGISVRELSFYPDVREVADIIELPLSVFLNDEIIIEATLSTSYAENISVPAFNIQNHVVWGATAMMLSELREVLKITFEEKI, from the coding sequence ATGGATTTTCAGGATTTTTTACAACATGTTCCTAATTTAATTCCGGTTGCACTTCCGGCAGAAAACGCACATGTAAAAATGGCTCCCCCAGAAAGGATTCAGCTAATTAAAAGCCTTGATTTGTCAACTAAAAGTCCGAGGACTGCTGCGGTTATGATGCTGCTGTATCCTAAAAGTAATAAAACACATTTGGTTTTAATTGTACGTAATGCTTATAATGGAGTACATTCTTCTCAAATTGCTTTTCCAGGAGGCAAGTATGAAATTTCAGATGCTGATTTTCGGGAAACAGCTTTGAGGGAAACACAGGAAGAAATAGGAGTTTCATCTGAAAAAATAGAAATTGTTAAGGAGTTTACGCCAATGTATATTCCGCCAAGTAATTTTTTGGTGCATCCCTTTTTAGGTATTTCTGTGCGGGAATTGTCATTTTACCCAGATGTCAGGGAAGTTGCTGATATTATTGAACTTCCGCTATCTGTTTTTTTAAATGATGAAATTATAATCGAAGCCACGTTATCAACTTCTTACGCAGAGAATATTTCGGTTCCGGCTTTTAATATTCAGAATCATGTGGTTTGGGGCGCAACTGCGATGATGTTAAGTGAATTGAGAGAAGTTTTGAAAATTACTTTTGAAGAAAAGATTTAA
- a CDS encoding DUF3810 domain-containing protein, whose amino-acid sequence MKSKYILPLFLLIQILFLKILPFYPDFVEGAYSNNFYIRISHFFRTLLGKIPFSVGDCIYAILIISMIRWFWKIRKTWKADWKDYLLKILGKVSVFYFFFHLLWAFNYYREPLFQKMEIKKEYTDAELLAFTKRLIVKTNEIQLQITKNKNTKVIFPYSQKEVFKMNLNGYDNLAEEYPYFKYEILSVKKSLFSVPLTYMGFGGYLNPFTNEAQVNDLLPMYNFPLTSAHEMAHQMGFASESECNFIGVLASVKNDNLYYQYSGYSFALRYCLGIWQFKNEKIFEQLKKQTHTGILKNYQESRDFWKKYDTFIDKGFHFLYDNFLKTNNQKEGMESYSKFIDLMVNHYKNRKL is encoded by the coding sequence GTGAAATCAAAATACATTTTACCTTTATTTCTTTTAATTCAGATTCTCTTTTTAAAAATCCTTCCTTTCTATCCGGATTTTGTTGAAGGTGCTTACAGCAACAATTTTTATATCAGAATTTCTCACTTCTTCAGAACACTTTTAGGGAAAATTCCGTTTTCAGTTGGCGACTGTATTTATGCGATTTTGATTATTTCCATGATCAGGTGGTTTTGGAAAATCAGAAAAACATGGAAAGCAGACTGGAAAGATTATCTTCTTAAAATCTTAGGTAAAGTTTCTGTTTTTTACTTTTTCTTTCATCTTCTTTGGGCGTTCAACTATTACCGCGAACCGCTTTTTCAAAAAATGGAAATTAAAAAAGAATATACAGATGCTGAATTGTTGGCTTTTACAAAAAGATTAATCGTCAAAACGAATGAAATTCAGCTACAGATTACCAAAAATAAAAACACAAAAGTGATTTTTCCGTACTCCCAGAAAGAAGTTTTTAAGATGAATCTAAACGGATATGATAATCTGGCTGAAGAATATCCTTATTTTAAATACGAAATTCTAAGTGTAAAAAAATCTCTATTCAGCGTGCCTTTAACTTACATGGGCTTTGGCGGTTATCTGAATCCGTTTACCAATGAAGCCCAGGTAAATGATTTGTTGCCCATGTACAACTTTCCTTTGACCAGTGCGCATGAAATGGCACATCAGATGGGGTTTGCGAGCGAAAGCGAATGTAATTTTATTGGTGTTCTGGCATCAGTTAAGAATGATAATTTATATTATCAATATTCTGGCTACAGTTTTGCACTTCGCTATTGCCTTGGTATCTGGCAATTCAAAAACGAAAAAATTTTCGAACAGTTAAAAAAACAAACCCACACCGGAATTTTAAAAAATTATCAGGAAAGCCGTGATTTCTGGAAAAAATATGACACTTTTATTGATAAAGGTTTTCATTTTTTGTATGATAATTTCCTGAAAACAAATAATCAAAAAGAAGGAATGGAGAGTTATAGCAAATTCATTGACTTAATGGTGAATCATTATAAAAACAGAAAATTATAA
- a CDS encoding RNA polymerase sigma factor, with protein sequence MSENLEHSFVVQLQANQNIIHKICRLYTAGEDAHKDLFQEITIQLWKAYPKFRGDSKFSTWAYRVALNTAITLYRKTKRTVSTVEYENHQHFVKDVDYNYEEEEQIKLMYKAVYQLNDIEKALVFMYLEDKDYQEIAETLGISEVNARVKMNRIKGKLKKILNP encoded by the coding sequence ATGAGCGAAAACCTAGAACATTCTTTTGTTGTGCAATTGCAAGCAAACCAGAATATAATCCACAAGATTTGTAGATTATATACTGCCGGCGAAGATGCCCACAAAGATCTGTTTCAGGAAATTACCATTCAGCTCTGGAAAGCATATCCTAAATTTAGGGGCGACAGCAAATTCTCGACCTGGGCTTATCGCGTTGCCTTAAATACCGCCATTACCTTATACCGAAAAACAAAGCGAACCGTATCTACAGTAGAATATGAAAACCACCAGCATTTTGTTAAAGATGTTGATTACAATTATGAAGAAGAAGAACAGATTAAACTAATGTACAAAGCAGTATATCAGCTCAATGATATTGAAAAGGCATTGGTTTTTATGTATCTGGAAGACAAAGATTATCAGGAAATAGCCGAAACTTTAGGAATCAGTGAAGTGAATGCACGAGTGAAAATGAACCGAATTAAAGGGAAACTTAAAAAAATATTAAATCCTTAA
- a CDS encoding DEAD/DEAH box helicase, translated as MNKFEQLGLNESLLKAILDLGFENPSEVQEKAIPLLLEKDTDMVALAQTGTGKTAAFGFPLIQKIDADNRNTQALVLSPTRELCLQITNELKNYSKYEKGINVVAVYGGASITEQARDIKRGAQIIVATPGRMQDMINRGLVNIKNIDYCVLDEADEMLNMGFYEDIVSILSDTPDQKSTWLFSATMPQEVARIAKQFMSEPLEITVGTKNSGSATVSHEFYLVNARDRYEALKRLADANPDIFSVVFCRTKRDTQAIAEKLIEDGYSAAALHGDLSQAQRDGVMKSFRGRQIQMLVATDVAARGIDVDNVTHVVNYQLPDEIETYNHRSGRTGRAGKLGTSIVIVTKSELRKISSIERIIKQKFEEKQIPSGIEICEIQLLHLATKIKDTEVDHEIDNYLPAINNVLEDLSKEELIKKMVSVEFNRFIAYYKKNRDLSSQSGERRERNDSEPREFNNNGAVRYFVNIGSRDNFDWMTLKDYLKETLDLGRDDVFKVDVKEGFSFFNTDPEHTDKVMEVLNNVQLEGRRINVEISKNDGGGRRDHNNRGGGRSSGPRREGNFAPRREGSGGGFRSDRNSAPRREGSGGGFRSERNSAPREGGFRRNEGNSDRAPRRSESFGDSPRPRRPRRD; from the coding sequence ATGAATAAATTTGAACAATTAGGATTGAATGAATCGTTACTGAAGGCGATTTTAGATCTAGGATTTGAGAATCCGTCAGAAGTACAGGAGAAAGCGATTCCCCTATTATTGGAAAAAGATACAGATATGGTTGCGTTGGCTCAGACAGGGACAGGGAAAACGGCAGCTTTCGGTTTTCCGCTAATCCAAAAAATTGATGCTGACAACAGAAATACACAGGCATTAGTTTTATCGCCAACAAGAGAACTTTGTTTACAGATTACCAACGAACTTAAAAACTACTCAAAATACGAAAAAGGTATTAATGTGGTAGCAGTTTACGGCGGGGCTAGTATTACAGAGCAAGCTAGAGACATTAAAAGAGGAGCACAAATTATTGTAGCAACTCCGGGAAGAATGCAGGACATGATTAACAGAGGTTTGGTAAACATTAAAAACATAGATTACTGTGTTCTTGATGAGGCTGATGAGATGTTAAACATGGGATTCTATGAAGACATCGTATCTATTTTATCTGATACTCCAGATCAAAAAAGCACATGGTTGTTCTCTGCAACTATGCCACAAGAGGTTGCCAGAATTGCAAAACAATTTATGAGCGAACCATTAGAAATTACAGTTGGAACTAAAAATTCAGGATCTGCAACGGTCTCACACGAATTTTATTTAGTTAACGCACGTGACCGTTACGAGGCTTTGAAACGTTTAGCTGATGCTAATCCGGATATTTTCTCTGTAGTTTTCTGTCGTACTAAAAGAGACACTCAGGCTATTGCCGAAAAATTAATTGAGGATGGGTATAGTGCTGCTGCGTTACACGGAGATTTGTCTCAGGCACAGCGTGACGGGGTAATGAAATCTTTCCGCGGAAGACAAATTCAGATGCTTGTTGCGACTGACGTTGCTGCACGTGGAATTGATGTTGATAATGTAACACACGTTGTAAACTATCAATTACCTGATGAAATTGAAACATACAACCACCGTTCAGGACGTACAGGTAGAGCTGGGAAACTAGGAACTTCTATTGTAATTGTTACAAAAAGTGAGTTGCGCAAAATTTCATCTATCGAAAGAATCATCAAACAAAAATTCGAAGAAAAGCAAATTCCTTCCGGAATCGAAATCTGCGAAATTCAATTGTTGCACTTAGCAACTAAGATTAAAGATACTGAGGTTGATCACGAAATTGACAACTACTTACCAGCAATCAACAATGTTCTTGAAGATTTATCTAAAGAAGAACTGATTAAAAAAATGGTTTCGGTTGAATTTAACCGTTTTATCGCTTATTACAAGAAAAACAGGGATTTATCATCTCAATCTGGCGAAAGACGTGAAAGAAATGATTCTGAGCCAAGAGAATTCAATAATAACGGAGCTGTTCGTTATTTTGTAAACATCGGTTCAAGAGACAATTTTGACTGGATGACCTTAAAAGATTACCTGAAAGAAACGTTAGACTTAGGTCGTGATGACGTTTTCAAAGTAGATGTGAAAGAAGGTTTCTCTTTCTTCAACACAGATCCTGAACATACTGACAAAGTAATGGAAGTATTAAATAACGTTCAGTTAGAAGGACGTCGTATTAATGTTGAGATTTCTAAAAATGACGGTGGCGGAAGACGTGACCACAACAACCGTGGTGGTGGAAGAAGTTCAGGACCAAGAAGAGAAGGAAACTTTGCCCCAAGACGTGAAGGTTCTGGTGGTGGATTCAGAAGCGACAGAAACTCAGCTCCAAGACGTGAAGGTTCTGGAGGAGGTTTTAGAAGCGAAAGAAACTCTGCTCCGAGAGAAGGAGGTTTCAGAAGAAACGAAGGAAATTCAGACAGAGCACCAAGACGTTCTGAAAGCTTTGGTGATTCGCCAAGACCAAGAAGACCGAGAAGAGATTAA
- a CDS encoding aminoacyl-histidine dipeptidase, with product MSQEIRNLEPKALWNKFADLNAVPRPSKKEERVIEFIKNFGNSLGLETFEDEIRNVIIRKPATPGMENRKPIVMQGHLDMVHQKNADTVFDFETQGIDMYVDGDWVRARGTTLGADNGLGVATIMAILESKDIPHPAIEALFTIDEETGMTGALNLKGGILQGQILLNLDTEEDDEIDIGCAGGIDVTATRTYHDEQVPEGSVGYTITVKGLNGGHSGMDIHKGLGNANKIMNRLLFDAFENFGLQIAEINGGSLRNAIPRESVAKVIISEMFDEAYIFDMQEIINDIKTEYKTTEPNLSIEIVKSDLPEKVMDLGVQEGIIRAIYAAHNGVYRMSADMSDLVETSNNIARVIIKDGEILVGCLTRSSVESSKFDLANSLRSAFELVGCEVELSGSYPGWTPNVNSEILEVLKDIYEKQNGEKPKVVACHAGLECGILGTNYPDMDMISFGPTIHGAHSPDERASIYSAQKYWKFVLEILSNIPLK from the coding sequence ATGAGTCAGGAAATAAGAAATCTGGAGCCAAAAGCACTTTGGAATAAATTTGCAGATTTAAATGCCGTTCCGCGTCCTTCAAAAAAGGAAGAACGTGTAATTGAGTTTATAAAAAACTTTGGCAACAGCTTAGGTTTGGAGACTTTTGAAGATGAAATCAGAAATGTAATCATCAGAAAACCGGCAACTCCGGGAATGGAAAATCGTAAACCAATCGTAATGCAGGGGCATCTTGATATGGTGCATCAAAAAAATGCTGACACAGTTTTTGATTTTGAAACCCAGGGAATTGATATGTATGTAGATGGTGACTGGGTACGTGCGCGAGGAACTACACTTGGGGCTGACAATGGGCTTGGAGTAGCAACAATTATGGCAATTCTCGAAAGCAAAGATATTCCGCATCCTGCAATTGAAGCTTTATTTACGATTGATGAAGAAACCGGAATGACAGGAGCTTTAAACTTAAAAGGCGGAATTTTGCAAGGCCAGATTTTGTTGAATCTGGATACTGAAGAAGATGATGAAATTGATATTGGATGTGCCGGAGGAATTGATGTAACGGCAACAAGAACGTATCATGATGAGCAAGTTCCGGAAGGTTCTGTAGGTTACACTATTACGGTAAAAGGATTAAATGGTGGCCATTCAGGAATGGATATTCATAAAGGATTAGGTAATGCCAATAAAATTATGAACCGTTTGTTGTTTGATGCTTTTGAAAACTTCGGACTTCAGATTGCTGAAATTAACGGTGGAAGTTTACGAAATGCAATTCCGAGAGAAAGTGTTGCAAAAGTGATTATTTCGGAAATGTTTGATGAAGCCTACATTTTTGATATGCAGGAAATTATCAACGATATTAAAACGGAATATAAAACTACTGAACCGAATTTGTCTATAGAAATCGTAAAAAGTGATCTGCCTGAAAAAGTAATGGATTTAGGTGTTCAGGAAGGAATTATCAGGGCGATTTATGCAGCTCATAATGGTGTTTACAGGATGAGCGCAGACATGTCTGATTTAGTAGAAACTTCAAATAATATTGCCCGTGTTATTATCAAGGACGGAGAGATTTTGGTAGGATGTTTAACCCGTTCTTCTGTTGAATCATCCAAATTTGATCTGGCAAATTCTTTGCGTTCTGCTTTTGAATTAGTGGGTTGTGAAGTAGAACTTTCAGGTTCTTATCCGGGTTGGACACCAAATGTAAATTCGGAAATATTAGAAGTTTTAAAAGATATTTACGAAAAACAAAATGGTGAAAAACCTAAAGTTGTTGCCTGTCACGCTGGTTTAGAATGCGGTATTCTGGGGACAAATTATCCTGATATGGACATGATTTCTTTTGGGCCGACAATTCATGGGGCGCATTCGCCAGATGAAAGAGCGAGTATTTATTCTGCTCAGAAATACTGGAAATTTGTTTTGGAAATTCTTTCGAATATACCTTTGAAGTAG
- a CDS encoding carboxypeptidase-like regulatory domain-containing protein has protein sequence MKYFAVFFFTLLSAIGFSQETTPTVPQRVSGYIYNDNSKEPIPNVNVINTNKVRGAMSDAKGYFEIDVQVNDTLHFSILGFQSLRIRVTNDWVKNKVTRIQLTEKAIALEEVVIAPFHLTGYLEVDSKLIPTKENYRYSISGLTQGYEAGEYSPNAFGKVLGSIFNPADMLYNFFGKNGRELKKLKEMRKDDTVRNLLESKYDRETVAVLLGISKDEIPQILERCSYSEAFIQEANDLQIMDAISACYEQYKVLKRN, from the coding sequence ATGAAATATTTCGCAGTTTTCTTTTTTACATTATTGTCAGCTATTGGTTTTTCACAGGAAACGACACCTACTGTTCCTCAAAGGGTTTCTGGTTACATCTATAACGATAACAGTAAAGAACCTATTCCTAATGTAAATGTCATCAACACCAACAAAGTCCGTGGTGCTATGTCTGATGCCAAAGGATATTTTGAAATAGATGTACAGGTTAATGACACACTCCATTTTTCTATTTTAGGTTTTCAATCCCTAAGAATCAGAGTAACAAATGACTGGGTAAAAAATAAGGTTACGAGAATTCAACTTACAGAAAAAGCAATTGCCCTGGAAGAAGTTGTTATTGCACCATTCCACTTAACCGGTTACCTGGAAGTGGATTCAAAATTAATTCCAACAAAAGAAAACTACCGCTACAGTATTTCAGGACTCACACAAGGTTATGAAGCTGGTGAATATTCTCCAAATGCTTTTGGAAAAGTTTTAGGTTCTATTTTCAACCCCGCCGATATGCTTTATAATTTCTTTGGAAAAAATGGAAGAGAACTCAAGAAACTGAAAGAAATGAGAAAAGATGATACTGTACGAAATTTACTGGAATCAAAATATGATCGTGAAACAGTAGCTGTTCTTTTAGGGATAAGCAAAGATGAAATTCCTCAAATTTTAGAGCGCTGCAGCTACTCAGAAGCTTTTATCCAGGAAGCAAATGATTTACAGATTATGGATGCTATAAGTGCTTGCTATGAGCAATATAAAGTTTTGAAAAGAAACTAA
- a CDS encoding NAD(P)H-dependent flavin oxidoreductase: MNKITQLFNIKYPIIQGGMIWNSGYKLAAAVSNAGGLGLIGAGSMYPEVLREHIQKCKKATDKPFGVNIPMLYPNIEEILNIVVDEEVKIVFTSAGNPKTWTSFLKSKGITVVHVVSSSIFALKAQEAGVDAIVAEGFEAGGHNGRDETTTLTLIPMVKEKIQIPVIAAGGIATGRGMLAVMILGADGVQIGSRFAASTESSSHLNFKQKIVGVKEGDTQLTLKELAPVRLIKNKFYEDIQELYKKCPSKEDLVELLGRARAKKGMFEGDLEEGELEIGQIAGLIHEILPAEKIIHEIIADFKAAYQEKSKFEF, from the coding sequence ATGAATAAAATCACGCAGCTTTTTAATATAAAATACCCAATCATTCAGGGAGGGATGATTTGGAACAGCGGTTATAAATTAGCTGCAGCAGTAAGTAATGCCGGTGGTTTAGGGCTTATTGGGGCAGGTTCAATGTATCCTGAAGTTTTACGGGAACACATCCAGAAATGCAAAAAAGCTACTGATAAACCGTTTGGTGTCAACATTCCGATGTTATATCCAAATATTGAAGAAATTCTGAATATTGTAGTTGATGAAGAGGTCAAAATTGTATTTACTTCGGCAGGAAATCCTAAAACCTGGACTTCATTTTTAAAATCAAAAGGAATTACCGTTGTGCATGTTGTCAGTAGCAGTATTTTTGCTTTAAAAGCACAAGAAGCCGGCGTTGATGCTATTGTAGCAGAAGGTTTTGAAGCCGGAGGTCATAACGGTCGTGATGAAACCACAACGCTGACTTTGATTCCGATGGTAAAAGAAAAAATTCAGATTCCGGTTATTGCAGCGGGTGGAATCGCTACCGGAAGAGGAATGCTGGCAGTGATGATTTTAGGGGCAGACGGAGTTCAGATAGGAAGCCGTTTTGCTGCCTCAACAGAATCATCTTCACACCTTAATTTCAAGCAAAAAATAGTGGGGGTAAAAGAAGGTGATACACAATTAACGCTGAAAGAATTAGCGCCTGTTCGTTTGATTAAAAATAAATTTTACGAAGATATTCAGGAGTTATATAAAAAGTGTCCCTCAAAAGAAGACCTAGTAGAGCTTTTAGGAAGGGCAAGAGCAAAAAAAGGAATGTTTGAAGGCGATCTTGAAGAAGGGGAACTTGAAATAGGACAAATAGCAGGATTAATCCATGAAATTTTACCAGCAGAAAAAATAATTCATGAAATAATAGCCGATTTTAAAGCTGCTTATCAGGAAAAAAGTAAATTTGAGTTTTAA
- a CDS encoding DUF4268 domain-containing protein, which yields MYSREESQKLKREFWVAFAEKYPRKWVLYDTKIKDFSFKFYIDNKKAQVLIDIEHRSDEKRMAYFEKLEALKNILEEEFIKDLVFEKNFTLESGKTISRIWVEKTGVGFSNRNNWETIFDFFFEKMNALEMFYLEYDEFIKDIEQ from the coding sequence ATGTACAGCAGAGAAGAATCACAAAAACTAAAAAGAGAATTCTGGGTAGCATTTGCCGAGAAATATCCCAGAAAGTGGGTGCTTTATGATACTAAGATCAAAGACTTTTCTTTTAAATTTTATATAGATAATAAAAAAGCGCAGGTCTTAATTGATATCGAACACCGAAGCGATGAAAAACGAATGGCTTATTTTGAAAAATTAGAAGCATTAAAAAACATCTTAGAAGAAGAATTCATCAAAGATTTAGTTTTCGAAAAAAACTTCACATTAGAAAGCGGAAAAACCATCAGCCGTATTTGGGTTGAAAAAACCGGGGTTGGGTTCAGCAATCGAAATAACTGGGAGACTATTTTTGATTTCTTTTTCGAAAAAATGAATGCCTTGGAAATGTTTTATTTAGAGTATGATGAGTTTATTAAGGATATTGAACAATAA
- a CDS encoding non-canonical purine NTP diphosphatase, translating into MKLVFASNNKNKIKEIQNILNGSIQILGLEEIGCHEEIPETADTIEGNAVLKANYVTQKYGYDCFADDTGLEVHALNGEPGVYSARYAGEHKDSNDNMNKLLEALKDKSDRSAQFKTVIALNLNGSQHLFTGIAKGSITLDKTGNNGFGYDPVFQPENYTETFAELASEIKNKTSHRAKATQQLIDFLNSRK; encoded by the coding sequence ATGAAACTTGTTTTTGCATCAAACAACAAAAATAAAATTAAAGAAATTCAAAATATCCTAAACGGATCTATACAAATATTAGGTCTGGAAGAAATTGGATGTCACGAAGAAATTCCTGAAACCGCAGATACCATTGAAGGAAATGCTGTTCTAAAAGCCAATTATGTAACTCAAAAATATGGCTATGATTGCTTTGCAGACGATACCGGTTTAGAAGTTCATGCATTAAATGGAGAACCCGGCGTTTATTCAGCAAGATATGCAGGAGAACATAAAGATTCGAATGACAATATGAACAAACTCCTGGAAGCTTTAAAAGATAAATCAGACAGAAGCGCGCAATTCAAGACCGTTATTGCATTAAATTTAAATGGCTCACAGCACTTGTTTACCGGAATAGCAAAAGGAAGCATTACTTTAGATAAAACAGGAAACAACGGTTTTGGATATGATCCGGTTTTTCAGCCAGAGAATTATACAGAAACATTTGCTGAACTGGCTTCTGAAATAAAAAATAAAACCAGTCATCGTGCAAAAGCAACTCAGCAACTAATTGATTTTCTGAATTCAAGAAAATAA
- a CDS encoding lysophospholipid acyltransferase family protein, protein MGLFKRNPFGHILFVKKWLIRILGTMTHRRYRGFNELQIEGSEIIKTLPDTNVLFISNHQTYFADVVAMFHVFNASLSGRQDTIKNIGYLWQPKMNIYYVAAKETMQAGLLPRILAYVGAITVERTWRAKGVDVTEKRDVNPNDTENIKIALNDGWVITFPQGTTKSFKPVRKGTAHIIKQHKPIVIPIVIDGFRRSFDKKGLRMKKKNILQSFIIKEPLEIDYENDTIEEIVEKVEYAIEQHPSFLKVIPAEELKAQEELNEMRRWSYKGSEGEN, encoded by the coding sequence ATGGGATTGTTTAAGCGAAATCCTTTCGGACATATATTATTCGTCAAAAAATGGTTGATCCGTATTTTGGGCACCATGACACATAGGCGATATAGAGGTTTTAATGAATTACAGATCGAAGGATCTGAAATTATTAAAACGTTACCGGATACCAACGTTTTGTTTATCTCCAATCATCAGACTTATTTTGCTGATGTGGTAGCAATGTTTCATGTTTTTAACGCCAGTTTAAGCGGCCGTCAGGATACCATTAAAAACATAGGTTACTTATGGCAGCCTAAAATGAATATTTATTATGTTGCCGCTAAAGAAACAATGCAGGCTGGTTTGCTGCCAAGAATTCTGGCTTATGTTGGGGCGATAACTGTAGAAAGAACCTGGCGGGCAAAAGGGGTTGACGTGACAGAAAAACGAGATGTTAATCCAAACGATACTGAAAATATCAAAATCGCACTTAATGACGGGTGGGTAATTACGTTTCCACAAGGTACTACAAAATCGTTTAAACCTGTCCGAAAAGGAACTGCTCATATCATCAAACAACACAAACCAATAGTTATTCCAATTGTTATTGACGGTTTCCGTCGTTCATTTGACAAGAAAGGATTGCGAATGAAAAAGAAAAATATCCTTCAATCATTCATTATCAAAGAGCCTCTTGAGATTGATTATGAAAATGATACTATTGAGGAAATTGTTGAAAAAGTTGAATATGCAATAGAACAGCATCCATCATTTTTAAAAGTTATCCCTGCAGAAGAATTAAAAGCCCAGGAAGAACTTAATGAAATGAGAAGATGGAGTTATAAAGGATCTGAAGGTGAAAATTAA